AGAGCACTATTCGCACACGGAGACGGCTTTTATCATATATCTAGCCTCTCAATAAGAAATCTCGATAAATATTCAGACTTTGTCGTTCATTTGTATTCTagttatcagtcaaaaaaaaacatttactgcTTAATCGTATCAGTGGTTCTGATTAATCCACTATGTGTTACCTGAaaagcactgctcctagcattaatataggaaattttcagcataattGACGCTTGTTGATTCAGTGTTAATGCAAAGAGCTGCACgaacggaattttgaaaaccgacacattttctgtttctgtgttttactggAGTTTCTgattctccatataaaaatacaagcaaaattcacaaaaaaccaggaaaccacgaaacagaaaatgtgttggttttcaaaattccgcgagtgtatgATATAGTCGCAGATTTGCGAAAACCTGGACTTGGATCACAATCTCTTCGGGATGCAATTTAGTTTCGGggtttcgaaattttcctaatttttaaaaaaagctaaaagatttcttttcgCGCAGCATGGCGGGCGAATATGGTACAATTTACTTTTTACACGTAGAACATAGTTCATTCAATGGAATTGGTTTCCCAATAGGTTTTTCGAAACAGAAATTCTTATCTTCAATGATGTTTGACCTCTCTTGAATATTCAGTTCAAGATTATAagcgaatttatttaaatgcaaGTTGGCTCAACAAACTATTCATTCTCCTGATGTCAACCAGCTATATTGGAAACTAAATCAAATTGTAAGTTTGAagtggaaaaataaattgtttcaaattgtAAAAGTGATTAATGCGATGGGATCGTTCGTAGAGTATGTTAACAAGTACATGTGTTTTCAATAGTAAATTTAACATATTTCACCTCCACGTGTGGAAAGAGGGCGTTTGCACCTTTTACTTCtaacacgacagagtaaagttaaagtttattttactctgccgtgcttcTAAAATTGCATACTTGCATAGTTGTTAAcgtgttacagacggcaatcgtatgaccagtattattatgggatctattacttccgtCGATCAAAGTAATCGTCGattggttgatttcaaatcttgtacttcaatttttttaaacatgcattTCACTATATAAAGAACCATTTTACCCAGAGTCTGTCATTATTTtggtcgtcgttatcgataacagatgaatagccgtatgtgacaggtttaTGATTTCAGTCTAATTGCAGAATTGAAACAACGTGACCGTGACATACTTTATGAATGATCTTTAAACTTTGTGGGGGCTAGCAATTATTAGTTTCTAGTGGATTAAGTAATTGCTTGCAAATGTGTTGATTTGATTAGTAGGAACTTTGTAATCCCACAGGGAAAACAATAGATTTCCAAGCTAGTACGTAATTTACTGTCATTATCTTTACAGCTACCGTTCGCCATGACTTCGATCAATCCAGTAAAGGTGATAGGGTTGGCGTTGTTGTTAGCTGCACAAATCTTTGAAATACCCGcagaaagaaacaaaagatCTGTCGATATCCTGAACTTGAACTTGAACCCCACACCGGACGTTGCCGCTGAAAACGCATTTAATGCTGACCCAGTTTCTTGGTTGggcaaaaattcaattagcaGTGTGGCTATATTCACGTACGCACTCAACCAACGAACCCGTGTGAATTTACGCAATGgcgaaatattttcgttccgATTTGCAAGGGTGGGAACCAACAAATACGTTTACTATGCTACACCGGAGTCAAGTGCCGGTGTTAAGGGCTATTGGCTGAATACTGCCGACAAGATTACCATTAACTTGAATGACGGTCCTGCATTCGTTTTTACCGGTGAACTTCAGGGATGCTCAATACATGCAAAAGTTGTTTCCAATAAATTGGAAGTGTTCCATCGCAACCGACAGCATCTGCATCAAATTTACCTCGATGCTAATCGACAGGCCATCGATGGAAACGGTGCGCCAATACGAGAATTGGCCGGTGTTACAAGATTCTTGGACAAAAATCGGAACGAAATTACGGCAGTGGCAAACggtaaaatttctttgaataacGGCATTTTGGACAGATATGGAAATCGAATAACGACAATCAATGGAAAGGAAGTGGAGAATTTGATAAACGATAATGTAGACCGAGGAACGGACGAGATATGTCAATTCCTCAATTATGATTTAAGAGGAGGAAGATCCGTGTCTTGGGAACAATACAGTTCCAATCTTCCCGCCAACTATGAAGCAGACCTTGCAGCTCATCGCACCGGACCGAAATTTACGACACCGTTTATATTTCGCAAGGACGGCGTGTGGTCTTTTGTATCGCAACAAATTCAATACAGCGGTTCTGGTGGTGCTCCGGCTAGAGGACAAATCTACGATTTCCAATTCACTGGCAAAGGCTATTTGACCCATCTGGATTAGACAATGGCCATAAATTTCCATCCTTTGCTACATGCTCTCTATGAATTGAATTGGATCAATAAATTCGATT
Above is a window of Bradysia coprophila strain Holo2 unplaced genomic scaffold, BU_Bcop_v1 contig_476, whole genome shotgun sequence DNA encoding:
- the LOC119082630 gene encoding uncharacterized protein LOC119082630, which encodes MTSINPVKVIGLALLLAAQIFEIPAERNKRSVDILNLNLNPTPDVAAENAFNADPVSWLGKNSISSVAIFTYALNQRTRVNLRNGEIFSFRFARVGTNKYVYYATPESSAGVKGYWLNTADKITINLNDGPAFVFTGELQGCSIHAKVVSNKLEVFHRNRQHLHQIYLDANRQAIDGNGAPIRELAGVTRFLDKNRNEITAVANGKISLNNGILDRYGNRITTINGKEVENLINDNVDRGTDEICQFLNYDLRGGRSVSWEQYSSNLPANYEADLAAHRTGPKFTTPFIFRKDGVWSFVSQQIQYSGSGGAPARGQIYDFQFTGKGYLTHLD